In Papaver somniferum cultivar HN1 unplaced genomic scaffold, ASM357369v1 unplaced-scaffold_117, whole genome shotgun sequence, the DNA window ACCTTTACGCCCCAGGTTCGGTTGTACGACAAGTGAAATGAAACTAACATCCTAAACAAAACCGATTACCTGTCTCCTATGTATCTTCCCTTTGTGAAATAGCCAAGGCCCAATTCCTCCACAAGAGCATGTTCCTTGTCAAGTCCCTGGTGCCCGGCAAAAGTGATGAGCCTGTGGCTATCCAATGTATTTCCCCTGCAAAATTATGAACCATTAAATCACAAAAACTGAAAAACCATAATTACAACCCATTATCAGCTGCACTAAACTATGCTTTATACATACGTGAGACCAGACATATCATAGTTGTACCCAATTCCACGGAACACCTGTAATAGAAATGGAGATGGTTAGTATACAAATCAGTGCATCTATCCTTGATTTTGATAGTGAGATCGAGACAAACCTCGGTCATTCGACCTTCAATTTGTTGAACCCGAGCTCCAAACTTTTCCCTGTAGAAATCCCGCTTAAGAACACCTTCTTTTGGAGCAGAAGGATTAAGCATATATGGATGCCATCTAACCTGCATATACACCTCTAGTAATCAGCAAAACTAACATGGCGAAagtatgattaaaaaaaaaaaaaggacctACCTCGAAGTCAAATTGATCCTTCGATGATTCAATAGCTGTATCCAAATTCTTCTTGCCTACAAAACACCATGGACACACGGTGTCTGAACTGACATCAATTTTGATAAGCTTCTTCCCACTGGTGTTagccatgagatactttgtgtatCTGGAATAAAAGAATCTCATCAGCACAATCAACTCCTAAATGAACACAATTAACTGAAAAAATTAATCGAATTATCTTCTTGTTTTCTACCGATCAAAGGTTCTTGTATATACAATTCAAAG includes these proteins:
- the LOC113330005 gene encoding uncharacterized protein LOC113330005; amino-acid sequence: MANTSGKKLIKIDVSSDTVCPWCFVGKKNLDTAIESSKDQFDFEVRWHPYMLNPSAPKEGVLKRDFYREKFGARVQQIEGRMTEVFRGIGYNYDMSGLTGNTLDSHRLITFAGHQGLDKEHALVEELGLGYFTKGRYIGDRDFLVEAASKVGIEGAAEFLENPNNGLNEVHEELQKYSTQISGVPFYVINGKHKLSGGQPPEVFLKTFQAAANDNSS